A single genomic interval of Nonomuraea rubra harbors:
- a CDS encoding ATP-binding protein, translating into MDNRTQHLSGEPRQLLAPRTHGQPGGEEFPDLAPGLVMSTFRSRTVWGGMAWRQAFPGRDDQSAPARRMVGQLLADTGRRQDAEWVTAELVANALQHSLSGHSCSGQARGFFVVEVLRGVGVARIVVNDLGGGSVPDFARTPGSVPELAEHGRGLVGVAELAVRFGVAGDASTGHAVWVELALPEEASAATTAVEVGDAAGAGAGESEPDGGVEAMPVACGTVTEEAGLVVVCGGLSPVGCGGISGEDLGGGVGGPPVSAGGAGNAPDPDWEEGGWPGPFRPLAGGVSGQAAGQVSAFGQESWARQELAGLREDWPGWAFLVVRCRWIAMRGKQVVISAAGPQELRQALLSIPAGPNVTGLLPGSGSAVPGLAEGGVSEPGPVLPLVAELLVGGPDVGGAGVGGAPRLGSECTTGPGGDGVCGGAGMGLSGIVAAVAPLPGVLAADRSGTGTWAVAAADVTRARQWPNGWSLWPWGKRRDRSCSAAHVGKQVRPAGRGEPERGRRRRRVRSKPAAAVLAAAVAA; encoded by the coding sequence ATGGATAACCGAACGCAGCACCTCTCGGGCGAGCCGAGGCAGCTCCTCGCGCCGCGGACGCACGGGCAGCCGGGTGGGGAGGAGTTCCCGGATCTGGCGCCGGGGCTGGTGATGTCGACCTTCCGCTCCCGGACGGTGTGGGGCGGGATGGCCTGGCGGCAGGCGTTCCCGGGACGGGACGATCAGTCGGCGCCCGCGCGCCGCATGGTGGGCCAGCTGCTGGCGGACACCGGCCGGAGGCAGGACGCGGAGTGGGTGACGGCCGAGCTGGTCGCAAACGCGCTGCAGCACTCGCTTTCGGGTCACTCCTGTTCGGGGCAGGCACGGGGGTTCTTTGTGGTGGAGGTCCTGCGCGGCGTGGGCGTGGCCCGGATCGTGGTCAATGACCTGGGCGGGGGTTCGGTTCCGGACTTCGCTCGGACGCCGGGTTCAGTGCCGGAGCTGGCCGAGCATGGGCGGGGGCTGGTCGGGGTGGCTGAGCTGGCGGTCCGATTCGGGGTGGCAGGTGATGCGAGTACCGGGCATGCGGTGTGGGTTGAGCTGGCCCTCCCCGAGGAGGCGAGTGCGGCGACCACGGCGGTAGAAGTGGGTGATGCGGCCGGTGCTGGTGCGGGAGAGTCGGAGCCGGACGGTGGGGTCGAGGCAATGCCGGTGGCCTGCGGGACGGTCACCGAGGAAGCGGGACTCGTGGTGGTCTGTGGCGGCTTGTCGCCGGTGGGCTGTGGAGGAATCTCCGGTGAGGACCTGGGTGGAGGGGTGGGTGGTCCGCCGGTATCGGCCGGTGGAGCGGGCAACGCACCGGACCCGGATTGGGAGGAGGGTGGTTGGCCCGGACCCTTCCGGCCGCTTGCGGGAGGGGTGTCGGGGCAGGCGGCGGGTCAGGTGTCGGCGTTCGGTCAGGAGTCGTGGGCGCGGCAGGAGCTGGCTGGGCTGCGCGAGGACTGGCCGGGCTGGGCGTTCCTGGTGGTGCGGTGCCGGTGGATCGCGATGCGCGGCAAGCAGGTGGTGATCAGTGCGGCTGGGCCGCAGGAACTCCGTCAGGCCCTGCTATCCATCCCAGCAGGGCCGAACGTGACCGGGCTGTTGCCGGGGTCCGGATCGGCTGTGCCGGGCCTGGCTGAGGGTGGAGTGTCAGAACCTGGCCCGGTGCTGCCGCTGGTGGCCGAGCTGTTGGTGGGAGGACCTGATGTGGGTGGGGCGGGGGTAGGTGGCGCGCCACGATTGGGCTCGGAGTGTACGACAGGCCCCGGCGGCGATGGGGTGTGTGGGGGTGCCGGTATGGGGCTGAGCGGCATCGTGGCGGCGGTTGCGCCGCTGCCAGGGGTGTTGGCCGCTGATCGGTCGGGGACGGGCACGTGGGCTGTTGCTGCCGCTGATGTGACGCGGGCGCGTCAGTGGCCGAATGGATGGTCGTTGTGGCCGTGGGGCAAGCGTCGGGACCGATCTTGTTCAGCGGCGCATGTCGGGAAACAGGTTCGCCCGGCTGGCCGGGGCGAGCCGGAGCGAGGGCGTCGTCGCCGCCGGGTCCGGTCGAAGCCTGCCGCAGCGGTGCTGGCCGCTGCTGTTGCCGCCTGA